A stretch of the Mycobacteroides immunogenum genome encodes the following:
- a CDS encoding alcohol dehydrogenase catalytic domain-containing protein, with product MKAIVMTGANQPWQVQEVPTPTAEPGQVLVKVHASGMCYTDAWATQGFGGDIYPQTPGHEIVGEVVEVGAGVHTRQVGDRVGATWVQSACGRCAYCRENRPLTGQTAMNCANPRTSGFSAQGGHAEYVALAAEGTVLLPDGLPYELAAPMMCAGYTTWSSFRDAAPQPHERVAVVGIGGLGHVAVQLSKASGFETIAITHSPDKRDLALQLGADHVVASGKELLELGGADVLMVTTNAFSAAQEAMAGLRPDGRVALSGLDFNHPFSISSEGVPFHMMRQKVIGSTHGGLQRLAEVLDYAAKGRVKPIVQTYSLDQATEAYDRLVSGQVRFRGVFTPSTAG from the coding sequence ATGAAAGCCATTGTCATGACAGGCGCCAACCAACCCTGGCAAGTACAGGAGGTGCCCACCCCCACCGCAGAACCTGGCCAGGTTCTGGTCAAGGTCCATGCCTCCGGCATGTGCTACACCGACGCCTGGGCAACCCAGGGCTTCGGCGGCGACATCTACCCACAAACTCCCGGCCACGAAATCGTCGGTGAGGTCGTCGAGGTGGGCGCCGGCGTACACACTCGCCAGGTAGGAGACAGAGTGGGCGCCACCTGGGTGCAATCCGCCTGCGGGCGCTGCGCCTACTGTCGGGAAAACCGCCCCCTGACCGGCCAGACCGCCATGAACTGCGCGAATCCGCGCACCTCAGGATTCTCCGCACAAGGCGGTCACGCCGAGTACGTCGCGCTCGCCGCCGAGGGCACGGTGCTCTTGCCGGACGGGCTCCCCTACGAGCTGGCCGCACCGATGATGTGCGCCGGATACACCACCTGGAGCAGCTTCCGGGACGCCGCACCACAGCCACACGAACGGGTGGCCGTGGTAGGTATCGGTGGCCTTGGACATGTCGCGGTGCAGCTGTCCAAGGCGAGCGGATTCGAGACCATCGCGATCACGCACTCCCCCGACAAACGGGATCTGGCCCTGCAACTCGGGGCCGATCATGTCGTCGCAAGCGGGAAAGAGCTGCTTGAACTGGGTGGCGCCGACGTCCTCATGGTGACAACAAATGCGTTCTCCGCCGCTCAAGAGGCAATGGCAGGACTGCGACCGGACGGCCGTGTGGCGCTCAGCGGCCTGGATTTCAACCATCCATTCTCGATCTCGTCCGAAGGCGTGCCCTTTCACATGATGCGACAGAAGGTGATCGGTTCAACGCACGGCGGCCTTCAGCGACTTGCCGAAGTGCTCGACTACGCCGCCAAGGGACGGGTGAAGCCCATCGTGCAGACCTACTCCCTGGATCAGGCCACCGAGGCGTATGACCGCCTCGTATCCGGCCAGGTGCGCTTCCGTGGAGTGTTCACCCCATCCACGGCCGGCTAA
- a CDS encoding TetR family transcriptional regulator: MPPDASATKKRLLDAAFAEFAEHGLAGARVDRIGAAAEANKRLLYVYYTNKETLFDTVVAHSIQRMSDAVPFTPQDLPGYAGALFDHLIKHPEHLRLATWAQLERPVAGPAETAAYASKVAAITETRPPTGDAEPADILALVLGLTTAWLGASPALRGLTAAEPFSPERLAAHRTALIAAVEALIAIAGR, translated from the coding sequence ATGCCGCCCGATGCCTCTGCGACCAAGAAGCGGCTGCTCGACGCCGCGTTCGCGGAGTTCGCCGAGCACGGGCTGGCCGGTGCGCGCGTCGACCGGATCGGCGCCGCCGCGGAAGCCAACAAGCGGTTGCTCTACGTCTACTACACCAACAAGGAGACGTTGTTCGACACCGTCGTCGCGCATTCCATCCAGCGCATGTCGGATGCGGTCCCGTTCACTCCGCAGGATCTGCCCGGCTACGCGGGCGCGTTGTTCGACCACCTCATCAAGCATCCCGAGCACCTGCGGCTGGCCACCTGGGCCCAGTTGGAACGGCCCGTCGCAGGCCCTGCCGAAACTGCGGCCTACGCGTCAAAGGTCGCTGCGATCACCGAAACACGGCCACCTACAGGTGATGCCGAGCCGGCCGACATCTTGGCGCTCGTGCTCGGACTGACCACCGCCTGGCTCGGTGCCTCGCCGGCCCTGCGCGGCCTGACCGCAGCCGAGCCCTTCAGCCCGGAGCGCCTGGCCGCACACCGGACCGCACTCATCGCGGCGGTCGAGGCCCTCATCGCCATCGCGGGACGATGA
- a CDS encoding alpha/beta hydrolase produces MAQHGNYTVEKVTFPSHGETLVGDVYRPKGDGPFPAVVTLGPYSFEKEQAPTQYSTRLADEGFVALAFDPRTVGESSGQPRRLENPVMKNEDVVSALSYLVGRSDVDASRVFALGICQGGPELLDVASYDDRIKAVACVTGYFRDADADLFPVTAGVVTNPFDEASLPSREQLETLLSERLQRAREAKELYETTGEVVYQPLVSPDLADPTVGSRAGLPGPAVWAWYGPWTLKGFENRYAIMSDLDHFGYSTVPGIAKLQKPAIVFHGDYCLSPISAKRHFESIPTADKKLVWDNDVFHSEYYDTPYVVDRTAGAAADWFREHGA; encoded by the coding sequence GTGGCTCAGCATGGCAACTACACAGTCGAAAAGGTCACCTTTCCCTCGCACGGGGAAACCCTGGTGGGAGACGTGTACCGACCGAAGGGCGACGGCCCGTTCCCGGCGGTCGTGACACTCGGGCCCTACTCGTTCGAAAAGGAACAGGCCCCCACGCAATATTCGACCCGGCTAGCCGACGAGGGGTTCGTCGCACTCGCTTTCGACCCGCGTACGGTCGGCGAGTCCAGCGGTCAGCCCCGTAGGCTCGAGAACCCGGTAATGAAGAACGAGGACGTGGTCTCGGCACTCAGCTACCTGGTGGGCAGATCAGATGTGGACGCATCGCGCGTCTTCGCGCTTGGCATCTGCCAGGGTGGTCCCGAGCTGCTCGATGTGGCGTCCTATGACGACCGGATCAAGGCAGTCGCCTGCGTGACCGGCTACTTCCGTGACGCGGATGCCGACCTGTTCCCTGTCACCGCGGGGGTCGTAACCAACCCATTCGACGAGGCTTCTCTGCCATCGCGGGAACAGCTAGAGACGCTGCTGTCGGAGCGTTTGCAGCGGGCACGTGAGGCCAAGGAGCTCTACGAGACGACCGGGGAAGTCGTCTACCAGCCGCTGGTCTCCCCTGATCTCGCCGACCCCACGGTGGGCTCACGAGCGGGATTGCCGGGCCCGGCGGTGTGGGCTTGGTATGGGCCGTGGACGCTGAAGGGCTTCGAGAACCGCTACGCCATCATGAGCGACCTGGACCACTTCGGATATTCCACCGTTCCCGGCATCGCGAAACTCCAGAAGCCTGCGATCGTCTTCCACGGTGACTACTGCTTGAGCCCCATTTCCGCCAAGCGGCACTTTGAGTCGATCCCTACCGCAGACAAGAAGCTGGTCTGGGACAACGACGTGTTCCACTCGGAGTACTACGACACCCCTTACGTGGTCGACCGCACTGCAGGCGCTGCTGCCGACTGGTTCCGCGAACACGGAGCCTGA
- a CDS encoding PH domain-containing protein: MDTVSTERTAPIAPVELGASRSAPVLWAVQYALACIPLVLVVAAVWAVTALPAHATTPLQHVIGALGLLCVSCAVAWVVLRPLQRYRTYRWGVLDDSLVYIASKRLWLKSFWVIPLSLVRTVELRQDRLQRSLGLAAVVVRADQGELRIVGLDAETAQDVVEKLFRLVDGASLYQ; the protein is encoded by the coding sequence ATCGATACGGTGTCAACGGAGCGTACGGCGCCGATCGCGCCGGTCGAACTCGGTGCCAGCAGATCGGCACCGGTTCTCTGGGCCGTCCAATACGCACTGGCCTGTATTCCGCTGGTTCTGGTCGTCGCGGCGGTGTGGGCAGTTACGGCGTTGCCCGCCCATGCGACGACCCCGCTACAACACGTTATTGGCGCACTGGGGTTGCTGTGCGTGTCATGTGCGGTCGCGTGGGTGGTGCTTCGCCCGCTGCAGCGTTATCGGACGTATCGGTGGGGCGTCCTGGACGACAGCTTGGTATACATCGCTTCGAAGAGGTTGTGGCTCAAATCTTTTTGGGTTATTCCTCTTTCCTTGGTGCGGACCGTGGAGCTGCGTCAGGACCGACTGCAGCGGTCGTTGGGGTTGGCGGCGGTGGTGGTCCGGGCGGACCAGGGCGAACTGCGGATCGTGGGCCTGGATGCCGAGACCGCGCAAGACGTCGTCGAGAAGCTGTTCAGGCTGGTGGACGGGGCCTCGCTGTATCAATGA
- a CDS encoding SDR family oxidoreductase: MKYIVTGGTGFIGRRIVTRILETQPGAEVGVLVRRESLSRFEKLAGQWDDRVQPLVGDLTQPDLGLPTEGDPIAADHIVHCAAIYDVTVDDQAQRAANVEGTRSVIALAKRTGATLHHISSIAVAGSYEGEFTEEDFDVNQDLPTPYHQTKFEAELLVRSEPGLRYRIYRPAVVVGDSKTGEMDKIDGPYYFFGILAKLARLPRFTPMMLPKAGRSNIVPVDYVVDATVELMHQEGRDGQAFHLTNPEVTYLRDIYSGIAAAAGLPPVRGSLPHAVATPFLRARGTVKVWRNMLVTQLGIPPEVVDITEIMPTFISDATQEALRPSGIKVPPFGSYAGRLYQYWRRNLDPERYRRDDPAGPLVGRHVIITGASSGIGRAAAIAVAKRGGTVFAVARDGEALDQLVTEIREDGGKAHAFPCDLTDYAAVDDTVKSILGQFGHVDYLVNNAGRSIRRSVVNTVDRFHDYERVMAINYFGAVRLVLALLPHWRERKFGHVVNVSTAGVQTRNPKYASYIPTKAALDAFADVVATETVSDHITFTNIHMPLVKTPMITPSHKLNVVRGLTPEHAAAMVVRGLVEKPTRIDHPMGTVADIGQYLTPKLSRRVLHQMYLAYPDSKAARGLEPVDDRRDLSTSRRRPRAAKRVAAVSRLRVPGPVMKALRLIPGVHW, translated from the coding sequence GTGAAATACATCGTCACCGGCGGCACCGGCTTCATCGGACGACGGATCGTGACCCGAATCCTCGAGACCCAACCGGGCGCCGAAGTCGGCGTCCTGGTACGTCGCGAATCCCTGTCACGTTTCGAAAAGCTCGCCGGACAATGGGATGACCGGGTACAGCCACTGGTCGGTGATCTCACCCAGCCCGATCTCGGCCTGCCCACCGAAGGAGACCCGATCGCCGCCGATCACATCGTGCACTGTGCCGCGATCTACGACGTCACCGTGGACGACCAGGCACAGCGTGCCGCGAACGTCGAGGGCACCCGATCGGTGATCGCGCTGGCCAAGCGCACGGGCGCCACCCTGCACCACATCTCCTCCATCGCGGTCGCGGGCAGTTACGAAGGCGAATTCACCGAAGAAGACTTTGACGTCAACCAGGACCTGCCGACGCCCTATCACCAAACCAAATTCGAGGCCGAGCTGCTGGTGCGCTCGGAACCCGGTCTGCGCTATCGGATTTACCGGCCCGCCGTCGTCGTCGGCGATTCCAAGACCGGCGAGATGGACAAGATCGACGGTCCGTACTACTTCTTCGGAATTCTGGCCAAGCTCGCGCGTCTGCCCCGGTTCACACCGATGATGCTGCCCAAGGCCGGGCGCTCCAACATCGTTCCCGTCGATTACGTCGTCGACGCCACCGTCGAGTTGATGCACCAGGAGGGGCGCGATGGGCAAGCCTTCCACCTGACCAACCCCGAGGTGACCTACCTTCGCGATATCTACTCCGGCATTGCCGCCGCCGCCGGATTGCCACCCGTACGTGGCTCGCTTCCGCACGCCGTGGCCACCCCGTTCCTGCGGGCGCGCGGCACCGTCAAGGTCTGGCGCAACATGCTGGTCACCCAGCTCGGCATCCCGCCCGAGGTAGTCGACATCACCGAGATCATGCCCACCTTCATCTCCGACGCGACGCAAGAAGCATTGCGCCCCAGCGGCATCAAGGTTCCCCCGTTCGGCAGCTACGCGGGCAGGCTGTATCAGTACTGGCGCAGAAACCTAGACCCCGAGCGGTACCGCCGCGATGACCCCGCCGGGCCACTGGTGGGACGGCACGTCATCATCACCGGCGCATCCAGCGGTATCGGGCGCGCCGCGGCCATCGCCGTCGCCAAGCGCGGTGGCACGGTATTCGCCGTCGCACGCGACGGGGAGGCACTCGATCAACTGGTCACGGAGATCCGGGAGGACGGCGGTAAGGCCCACGCGTTCCCCTGCGATCTCACCGACTACGCCGCCGTCGACGACACCGTGAAGAGCATTCTCGGTCAGTTCGGCCACGTGGACTACCTGGTCAACAACGCGGGGCGCTCAATTCGCCGTTCGGTGGTCAATACCGTGGATCGATTCCATGACTACGAGCGAGTCATGGCGATCAACTACTTCGGCGCGGTCCGGCTGGTGCTGGCACTTCTTCCCCATTGGCGGGAAAGGAAATTCGGCCATGTCGTCAACGTATCGACGGCGGGCGTGCAGACCCGTAACCCCAAGTACGCGTCCTACATTCCGACCAAGGCGGCACTGGACGCGTTCGCCGATGTGGTGGCCACCGAGACGGTGTCCGATCACATCACGTTCACCAATATTCATATGCCACTGGTGAAAACACCGATGATCACGCCCTCCCACAAGCTGAATGTGGTGCGCGGTCTCACCCCCGAACACGCGGCCGCGATGGTGGTGCGCGGACTCGTCGAGAAGCCGACGCGCATCGACCATCCGATGGGCACCGTCGCCGATATCGGGCAGTACCTCACCCCCAAATTGAGCCGACGGGTTTTACATCAGATGTATCTGGCATACCCGGATTCCAAGGCCGCCCGCGGACTCGAACCCGTCGATGATCGCCGGGATCTGTCGACCTCACGGCGCCGTCCCCGGGCAGCCAAACGCGTCGCGGCCGTGTCGCGGCTACGCGTTCCAGGCCCGGTGATGAAGGCGCTGCGCCTCATCCCCGGAGTGCATTGGTGA
- a CDS encoding flavin monoamine oxidase family protein: MGQDEGPRELATVAVVGAGLSGLTAARALHRQGIDVIVLEAAERLGGRVLGETTALGSRLDLGGQWIGHDHHRVMELAAELGLTQYPMHTGPLPAVIDGPRRVKLPSLLPTVFILAGLEVFSRLATPERRNTTSVADWLRKVPSRTARRLLEVLAEISWTADVERMSVSTMTSMIRHQGGLRTMLSTKGGAQDSLLVEGAGALVEGLAAELGSRIRLGRRVVSVSQDEQGVTLETTSGRVHATKVILTVPPPMAARIAFQPQLPPERVDVQQHTYMGSVYKAIAVYEKPFWRQRCGGEFLVLDGPGRAVFDTTAPGGPGHLCVLVGGPEAREMDRLDAAGRRRAVLGSLAQHVGPEVLEPADWHEKSWHLDEYAGGGYMALPDIDATVQLPVSSAPLADIHWAGTETAHDHPGYLDGAIESGTRAAGEVTNALRG; the protein is encoded by the coding sequence ATGGGCCAGGACGAGGGGCCGCGGGAATTGGCCACCGTGGCAGTGGTAGGTGCCGGGCTGTCAGGTCTGACGGCGGCCCGCGCGCTGCACCGGCAAGGGATCGATGTGATCGTGCTGGAGGCGGCCGAGCGCCTCGGCGGGCGAGTGCTGGGCGAGACCACCGCGCTGGGTTCGCGGTTGGACTTGGGCGGGCAGTGGATCGGCCATGATCACCATCGCGTCATGGAGCTCGCCGCTGAACTCGGCCTCACCCAGTACCCGATGCACACGGGCCCGCTGCCCGCGGTGATCGATGGTCCCCGCCGTGTGAAGCTGCCGTCTCTGCTGCCGACGGTATTCATTCTTGCCGGTCTAGAGGTGTTCTCGCGTCTGGCGACGCCGGAACGTCGGAACACGACCAGCGTGGCGGATTGGCTGCGTAAGGTGCCAAGCCGCACGGCGCGACGGCTGCTGGAGGTGCTTGCCGAAATCTCGTGGACGGCCGATGTGGAGCGGATGTCGGTCTCCACGATGACGTCGATGATCCGCCATCAAGGTGGCCTGCGGACCATGTTGTCGACCAAGGGCGGTGCCCAGGACTCCTTGCTTGTTGAGGGGGCGGGCGCGCTCGTGGAAGGTTTGGCCGCAGAGCTGGGCTCGAGGATCAGGCTGGGCCGGCGCGTCGTCTCGGTCAGCCAGGATGAGCAGGGAGTCACCCTCGAAACAACCTCGGGCCGAGTGCATGCCACGAAGGTCATCCTCACGGTGCCGCCGCCGATGGCGGCGCGGATAGCGTTCCAACCACAGCTTCCTCCCGAGCGCGTCGACGTCCAGCAGCACACGTATATGGGATCGGTGTACAAGGCGATCGCGGTGTACGAGAAGCCCTTCTGGAGGCAGCGATGCGGCGGTGAGTTCCTGGTTCTCGACGGCCCGGGCCGGGCGGTCTTCGACACCACCGCGCCGGGTGGCCCGGGACATCTGTGCGTACTTGTCGGCGGTCCCGAAGCGCGTGAAATGGATCGGCTGGACGCGGCCGGCCGGCGCCGCGCGGTATTGGGCTCGCTGGCGCAGCATGTCGGACCAGAGGTTCTGGAGCCGGCCGACTGGCACGAGAAGTCTTGGCATCTAGACGAATATGCCGGCGGTGGATATATGGCCTTACCCGATATCGATGCCACCGTGCAGCTGCCGGTATCGTCGGCGCCCCTGGCCGATATCCATTGGGCGGGTACCGAAACGGCGCATGATCACCCGGGCTACCTCGATGGAGCCATCGAATCGGGCACCCGGGCGGCCGGGGAGGTCACCAATGCACTCCGGGGATGA
- a CDS encoding nucleoside hydrolase, with product MVPVFADVDTGVDDALGLIYLLASEEVDIVGIASTAGNVSVDHVCANNLGLLELCKAPQIPVSKGVAEPLSAALRTAEDTHGPTGLGYAALPDTTRTLTEYDSAEAWVKAARAYPGELVGLATGPLTNLALALRTEPELPKLLKRLVIMGGSFDYPGNTTPVAEWNVVVDPGATAEVYAAWGAAGVQELPIVCGLNLTETIAMTPEHLVKLADAAGATTTPLTVLDSPSSRSGASNSVLRFIEDAAHFYFEFHMKQDEGFLAHMHDPFAAAVALDPSLVQTRSATVDVELTGDLTRAMTIADWKGQWGQKPNAQIAVETDPEVFFQLFIERVSAFARKVDETG from the coding sequence ATGGTTCCCGTTTTTGCCGACGTCGATACCGGAGTGGACGACGCACTGGGATTGATCTACCTCCTCGCTAGCGAGGAGGTAGATATTGTCGGTATCGCCTCTACTGCGGGCAATGTCTCGGTGGACCATGTTTGCGCGAACAATCTGGGCCTACTGGAGCTATGCAAGGCCCCTCAGATTCCGGTATCCAAGGGTGTCGCCGAGCCGTTGAGTGCGGCACTGCGCACCGCCGAAGACACGCACGGCCCCACCGGACTCGGATACGCGGCACTGCCGGATACCACCCGCACACTCACCGAGTACGACTCGGCCGAGGCCTGGGTAAAAGCAGCCCGCGCGTACCCCGGTGAATTGGTGGGCCTGGCGACCGGCCCGCTTACCAACCTGGCACTGGCCCTGCGCACCGAACCAGAGTTGCCCAAACTCCTCAAACGGCTCGTGATCATGGGCGGCTCGTTCGACTACCCGGGCAACACCACACCGGTGGCGGAATGGAACGTCGTGGTGGATCCGGGTGCCACGGCGGAGGTATACGCCGCCTGGGGAGCCGCCGGCGTGCAAGAACTTCCGATCGTGTGCGGCCTGAATCTCACCGAGACGATCGCCATGACACCAGAGCATCTGGTCAAGCTGGCCGATGCCGCGGGCGCCACCACCACTCCGCTGACCGTGCTCGACTCTCCGTCAAGCCGATCAGGGGCAAGCAATTCGGTGCTGCGTTTCATCGAGGATGCCGCGCATTTCTATTTCGAATTCCACATGAAGCAGGACGAAGGGTTCCTGGCACATATGCACGATCCCTTCGCCGCCGCGGTGGCACTGGACCCATCACTCGTCCAAACCCGTTCCGCAACGGTCGATGTCGAGCTGACCGGAGACCTGACGCGTGCGATGACCATCGCGGACTGGAAGGGCCAGTGGGGCCAGAAACCCAACGCGCAGATCGCGGTGGAGACCGATCCCGAAGTGTTCTTCCAGCTGTTCATCGAGCGAGTGAGCGCCTTCGCCCGAAAAGTCGATGAAACCGGCTGA
- a CDS encoding DNA polymerase Y family protein has protein sequence MARSDLPDKPEKRRRKAPRVLAIWCPDWPAVAAAAMADLPATRPVAVTLANRVTACTAAARALGVRRGMRRRESQARCPLLHVAVADADRDARFFEPMIAAVDDLVPGAEILRPGLLALPVTGAARYFGSEQTAAERLADAVSVAGAECQVGIADQMSTAVYAARHAALVPPGGDAQFLAPLSVKELAAEPSLCHPQREDLVDLLWRMGIRTIGAFAELARADVASRFDDDAVQAHRHARAEPQRPPSGHAVPAELGVELSCDPPIDRVDAAAFAGRTLAVNLHERLSSAGVACSRLAIHAITVDGQELSRVWRCAEPLTEEATADRVRWQLDGWLARRRSLDGPVAMLRLEPVEVVTAEALQLTLWGAVGAEERQRARRALTRVQDLLGEESVQVGVISGGRGPSERITLVPLGDELRPRADPHAPWPGRLPDPAPVVLSDEPVELLDIDGVPVTVTGRGMFSGEPARVRRGNGRWELSWWAGPWPIDERWWEEREPVSVSVAARAQVLLEGKGGGQALLLHFRKQRWYVEGVYE, from the coding sequence GTGGCGCGATCAGATCTGCCTGACAAGCCGGAGAAGAGGCGGCGCAAAGCGCCACGGGTGCTGGCGATTTGGTGCCCGGACTGGCCTGCGGTGGCCGCTGCGGCCATGGCAGATCTGCCTGCCACCCGGCCCGTGGCGGTGACGCTGGCCAACAGGGTGACGGCATGTACCGCCGCCGCGCGGGCGCTGGGAGTGCGCCGGGGTATGCGACGGCGCGAGTCTCAAGCGCGTTGTCCACTACTGCATGTCGCGGTGGCCGATGCCGATCGTGACGCGCGGTTCTTCGAACCGATGATCGCGGCGGTGGACGATTTGGTGCCGGGGGCTGAGATTCTGCGTCCCGGGCTGCTGGCACTGCCGGTGACCGGCGCCGCGCGGTATTTCGGCAGCGAGCAGACGGCGGCGGAACGGCTGGCCGATGCGGTCTCGGTGGCCGGGGCCGAATGCCAGGTGGGCATTGCCGATCAAATGTCCACGGCGGTATATGCCGCGCGGCATGCGGCGCTGGTACCGCCGGGTGGCGATGCGCAGTTCCTGGCCCCATTGTCGGTCAAGGAGTTGGCCGCTGAACCCAGCCTGTGTCACCCGCAGCGTGAAGACTTGGTGGATTTGTTGTGGCGCATGGGTATTCGTACCATCGGAGCTTTTGCCGAACTGGCGCGGGCGGATGTTGCCTCGCGGTTCGATGATGACGCGGTGCAGGCACACCGTCATGCGCGAGCCGAACCGCAGCGTCCGCCCTCGGGGCATGCCGTCCCGGCGGAGTTGGGGGTTGAGCTGTCCTGTGATCCGCCGATCGATCGGGTGGATGCGGCGGCTTTCGCGGGGCGAACGTTGGCGGTGAATCTGCACGAGAGGCTGTCCTCGGCCGGGGTGGCCTGTTCCCGGTTGGCCATCCACGCCATCACGGTGGACGGGCAAGAGCTGTCCCGGGTGTGGCGGTGTGCCGAACCGCTCACCGAGGAAGCGACCGCGGACAGGGTGCGCTGGCAGCTGGACGGTTGGCTTGCCCGGCGCCGGTCCCTGGATGGGCCGGTGGCGATGCTGCGGCTGGAACCGGTCGAGGTGGTGACCGCCGAGGCATTGCAGCTGACGTTGTGGGGAGCGGTGGGCGCCGAGGAGCGGCAGCGGGCACGCCGCGCGTTGACACGGGTTCAGGATCTGTTGGGAGAGGAGTCGGTGCAGGTGGGAGTGATCAGTGGCGGGCGTGGCCCGTCCGAACGAATTACCTTGGTGCCCTTAGGGGATGAACTGAGGCCGCGAGCCGACCCCCATGCTCCATGGCCGGGTAGGCTGCCCGATCCGGCTCCGGTGGTGTTATCCGATGAACCGGTGGAGTTGTTGGATATCGACGGGGTACCGGTGACCGTGACCGGGCGGGGGATGTTCTCGGGGGAACCGGCCAGGGTCCGGCGCGGCAATGGGCGCTGGGAGTTGAGTTGGTGGGCGGGACCGTGGCCTATCGACGAAAGGTGGTGGGAGGAGCGGGAGCCGGTTTCTGTATCGGTGGCCGCACGGGCCCAGGTACTGCTCGAAGGTAAGGGCGGTGGCCAGGCGCTACTGCTGCATTTCCGCAAGCAACGTTGGTATGTGGAGGGTGTGTATGAATGA
- a CDS encoding LuxR C-terminal-related transcriptional regulator: protein MMLRVFLVDDHGVFRSGVRAELAGEADIEIVGEAGSVGEAVAGIRASAPDVVLLDVHMPSGGGVAVINGTLGPVCPVFLALSVSDAAEDVIAVIRAGARGYVTKTISGSELADAVRRVAGGDAVFSPRLAGFVLDSFTGRSNAPEPALDPELDSLTPRELEVLRLLARGYTYREIAEDLVISVKTVETHASNVLRKTQQSNRNALTRWAHTRQLD, encoded by the coding sequence ATGATGTTGCGGGTATTCCTGGTCGACGATCACGGAGTGTTCCGGTCCGGGGTGCGGGCGGAGCTGGCCGGTGAAGCGGATATCGAGATTGTGGGCGAGGCAGGGTCGGTAGGTGAGGCGGTCGCCGGAATTCGCGCCAGTGCACCGGATGTGGTGCTGCTCGATGTGCACATGCCTTCCGGTGGCGGAGTTGCCGTCATCAACGGAACATTGGGACCGGTGTGCCCTGTTTTCCTGGCGCTCAGTGTGTCCGATGCCGCCGAGGATGTTATCGCGGTGATCAGGGCGGGGGCCAGAGGCTATGTCACCAAGACGATTTCGGGGAGCGAGCTCGCCGATGCGGTGCGCCGGGTGGCCGGTGGTGATGCGGTGTTTAGCCCGCGGCTGGCCGGGTTCGTGCTCGACTCCTTCACTGGGCGATCGAATGCCCCGGAGCCGGCGCTGGACCCGGAGCTGGATTCGTTGACTCCGCGTGAGCTCGAGGTGCTGCGGCTCCTCGCCCGGGGGTACACCTACCGGGAGATCGCCGAGGATTTGGTGATCTCGGTCAAGACAGTGGAGACGCACGCCTCCAATGTGTTGCGCAAGACTCAGCAGTCCAATCGCAACGCGTTGACGCGCTGGGCGCATACTCGTCAGCTCGACTGA